Proteins from a single region of Antechinus flavipes isolate AdamAnt ecotype Samford, QLD, Australia chromosome 2, AdamAnt_v2, whole genome shotgun sequence:
- the EXOC3L1 gene encoding exocyst complex component 3-like protein, whose product MGMDMEEQQESGAPQDSEWPELEKAERLARGAALKWASGIFYSPKQLTRLDRYRSREAQRMCSIESRIKSTVQSYLESVQTGLEQLGLALKKVQEAREALAEAQGALRSQAEAAHNLQPLRELADQHGQLQAVTLLLPQLLAVPEAVARTQALIKGNRFLEAYKVLRELEQLRDEVLEPTGGPELALFEGLAPLGEELGLAVGKVVGSARQLARDDPALLVAAVRVAEFEEERDAQLQSPSPGRPRAWRQRCLGALQRALEEAYFEAPAPAPSGLAGHLAALREALPAELALAEALVAPCCPGEYGVVKLWAHTLHMGLCQHLQRLLDSEDLGTQDIFTLLHWALHIYPGPDMMGHPDLSPEADISELEPLLSPEAVDLLERTYTEKLKLSIAEWLQKALDGEVAEWFREQEPDIDPEGFYHSSLPAVVLQILDENIRVTAVISASLQDRIYSMALRELGTFLRSLIEALERFSQEHLKDASRPHHYVPYLLACINHYAALSSSVSALQPTGVSTATGVSATIDTALGDFKRKICKLILDALLEELQPMFVALPSRQWLSSQVMLDNVCEQIANFCSGFSRVRSPMAQMLLAESERVVVLEYLRGLMQGKLVCRNSTERIRASERMLQDSAQLRELFLSLELEESAQTGAVLAALQELFRLQDPALLSLEVSSFLHKFPDVSEEHIGALLDVRGDVSREQRQVVLETMQANPPPSPPPDGHRPLFSLVPVPSPPLAFCFSAGTCS is encoded by the exons ATGGGCATGGATATGGAGGAGCAGCAGGAATCTGGAGCCCCGCAAG ACTCGGAGTGGCCAGAACTAGAGAAGGCAGAAAGGTTGGCCAGAGGGGCAGCTCTGAAGTGGGCCTCAGGCATCTTCTACAGCCCTAAGCAGCTGACCAGGCTGGACCGATACCGAAGCCGGGAAGCCCAGAGAATGTGCTCCATCGAGTCCCGAATCAAG TCTACTGTGCAGTCATACTTGGAAAGTGTGCAGACAGGCCTTGAACAGCTGGGCCTGGCCCTGAAGAAGGTCCAGGAGGCTCGGGAAGCCCTGGCTGAGGCCCAGGGGGCCCTCAGGAGCCAGGCTGAGGCTGCCCACAACCTACAGCCTCTCCGGGAGCTGGCCGACCAGCATGGACAGCTGCAGGCCGTGACACTTCTACTGCCCCAGCTCTTGGCCG TACCCGAGGCAGTGGCCAGAACCCAGGCCCTGATCAAGGGCAATCGATTTCTGGAGGCCTACAAGGTGCTACGGGAGCTGGAGCAGTTGCGGGATGAGGTGTTAGAGCCCACGGGGGGGCCAGAGCTGGCCCTCTTTGAGGGCTTGGCTCCTCTGGGGGAGGAGCTGGGCCTTGCTGTGGGGAAGGTGGTAGGCTCCGCTCGGCAGCTGGCACGAGATGACCCTGCCCTGCTGGTCGCTGCAGTGCGAGTGGCAGAGTTTGAGGAGGAGAGGGATGCTCAGCTGCAGTCACCATCCCCCGGGCGGCCCAGAGCCTGGCGCCAGCGCTGCCTGGGGGCCCTTCAGAGGGCCCTGGAGGAAGCCTATTTTGAGGCACCAGCTCCGGCCCCTTCAGGCCTGGCAGGACACCTGGCAGCTCTTCGAGAAGCTCTGCCTGCTGAACTGGCCCTGGCTGAGGCCCTTGTAGCCCCCTGCTGCCCTGGAGAATATGGGGTCGTAAAGCTGTGGGCCCATACCTTGCACATGGGCCTCTGCCAGCACCTGCAGCGGCTTCTGGACTCTGAGGACCTGGGCACCCAGGACATCTTCACTTTGTTGCACTGGGCCCTGCATATCTACCCAGG GCCTGATATGATGGGTCATCCTGACCTCAGTCCTGAGGCTGACATCTCTGAGCTAGAACCTTTGCTGTCCCCGGAGGCTGTGGACCTGCTGGAGAGAACATACACAGAAAAACTCAAG TTAAGCATAGCAGAGTGGCTGCAGAAGGCCCTAGATGGAGAGGTGGCTGAATGGTTCCGAGAACAGGAACCTGATATTGACCCTGAAGGTTTCTATCATTCTTCCCTGCCTGCGGTTGTTCTGCAG ATCCTAGATGAAAATATCCGCGTGACAGCTGTGATCAGCGCTTCTTTGCAGGATAGAATATACAGCATGGCCCTGAGGGAGCTGGGCACCTTCCTGAGGAG CCTCATTGAAGCACTGGAACGTTTCTCCCAAGAGCACCTGAAGGATGCGTCTAGACCCCATCACTACGTGCCATACCTGCTGGCCTGTATCAATCACTATGCTGCCCTAAG TTCTTCAGTCTCCGCCTTGCAGCCCACTGGGGTGTCCACTGCTACTGGGGTCTCAGCCACCATTGATACAGCCCTTGGAGATTTCAAGAGGAAGATATGCAAACTAATCTTGGATGCCTTGCTAGAGGAGCTACAG CCCATGTTCGTTGCCCTGCCTTCTCGTCAGTGGCTATCCAGCCAGGTGATGTTGGACAATGTGTGTGAGCAGATAGCCAACTTCTGTTCAGGATTCTCCAGAGTGCGCAGTCCCATGGCTCAG ATGCTGCTGGCTGAGAGTGAGCGCGTGGTCGTGCTGGAGTATCTTCGGGGCTTGATGCAAGGAAAGCTCGTGTGCCGGAACTCGACGGAGAGGATCCGGGCTTCGGAGCGAATGTTGCAGGACTCAGCCCAGCTCAGGGAGCTCTTCCTTAGCTTG GAGCTGGAGGAGAGTGCGCAGACTGGGGCAGTTTTGGCTGCCCTGCAGGAGCTGTTCCGCCTCCAGGACCCAGCGCTGCTCAGCCTCGAAGTATCCAGCTTCTTACACAAATTCCCCGACGTGAG CGAGGAACATATCGGGGCGCTCCTGGACGTGCGCGGGGACGTATCCCGGGAGCAGCGTCAGGTCGTCTTGGAGACTATGCAGGCCAACCCTCCCCCGTCGCCACCGCCCGACGGCCACCGCCCGCTCTTCAGTCTAGTGCCAGTGCCCTCGCCTCCGTTGGCCTTCTGCTTTTCCGCAGGGACCTGTTCCTGA
- the MATCAP1 gene encoding microtubule-associated tyrosine carboxypeptidase 1, producing the protein MVLDSGTQAYEQAPPSLSVSPPTVSGVRKISNQNGPQLYPSLQPPMSAPSSRKPSPVVPVPPRPSVSQPSGLASSRPKVSSPTSEIRQLSSASQGRGRIRRSESSCSIRGSSGKGRLRPASSLPHIAKSKVEEIRAAGKSPCLLVALRPNNLEQERDRFFQSRYTYNPQFEYEEPVPTAVLEKYNEASDKFIPQAVRIIEAVLEKYGSYEQFEAITGGQLLTKCQIWSIVRKYMQKEGCSGEVVVQLSEDLLSQAVMMVENSRPTLAINLTGARQYWLEGMLRHEIGTHYLRFVNNTQQPWNTSDGRRQYGLRPANPTEEGLASLHSVLFRKQPFLWRAALLYYTIQRAALMSFRQLFQDLAQYVQDTSVRWEYCVRAKRGQKDTSKPGCFSKDQVYLDGILRILRHRQKIDFHMLTALGKVSYEDVNQLRPHGKLEKTRIPHFMQDLTRYHQQLEHIIITNRLDDAQLDILLPD; encoded by the exons ATGGTGCTGGACTCGGGGACCCAGGCCTATGAGCAGGCACCCCCTTCCCTTTCTGTCAGCCCCCCCACTGTTTCTGGTGTGAGAAAGATCTCAAATCAGAATGGGCCACAGCTGTATCCCTCTCTCCAGCCACCAATGTCAGCCCCCAGCTCCCGGAAACCCTCCCCAGTCGTCCCAGTACCTCCTAGGCCCTCTGTGTCCCAACCATCAGGCTTGGCTTCTTCCCGTCCCAAGGTCTCAAGTCCGACGTCTGAAATAAGGCAGCTCTCCTCAGCCTCACAGGGTCGTGGTCGGATTCGGCGCAGTGAGAGCTCCTGCTCGATCCGAGGGTCAAGTGGAAAGGGGCGGCTCCGGCCTGCCTCCTCTCTGCCCCACATTGCCAAAAGCAAGGTGGAGGAAATCCGGGCAGCTGGCAAGAGCCCCTGCCTGCTGGTGGCCTTAAGACCCAACAACTTGGAGCAAGAACGAGACCGGTTCTTTCAATCAAGGTACACCTACAACCCGCAGTTTGAATACGAGGAGCCGGTTCCTACTGCCGTGCTGGAAAAGTACAATGAGGCCTCGGACAAGTTCATCCCCCAG GCGGTGAGGATCATTGAAGCAGTCTTGGAGAAGTATGGCTCCTACGAGCAATTCGAGGCCATCACGGGAGGCCAGCTGCTGACTAAGTGCCAGATCTGGTCCATTGTGCGCAAGTACATGCAGAAGGAAGGCTGCTCTGGAGAG GTGGTGGTGCAGCTGAGCGAGGACCTGCTGTCCCAAGCCGTGATGATGGTGGAGAACAGCCGGCCCACCCTGGCTATCAACCTGACTGGGGCCCGCCAGTACTGGCTGGAGGGGATGTTGCGGCATGAAATAG GCACCCATTACCTTCGCTTCGTCAACAACACTCAGCAGCCCTGGAACACCTCTGATGGCCGGCGGCAGTACGGGCTCCGGCCTGCCAACCCCACCGAGGAGGGGCTGGCCAGCCTGCACAGCGTGCTTTTCCGGAAACAGCCCTTCCTGTGGCGGGCAGCCCTGTTGTACTACACCATCCAGCGGGCAGCCCTCATGTCCTTCCGCCAGCTCTTCCAGGACCTCGCCCAGTATGTACAGGACACCTCGGTGCGCTGGGAGTACTGCGTGCGGGCCAAGCGGGGCCAGAAGGACACGTCCAAGCCTG GCTGCTTCAGTAAGGACCAAGTGTACTTAGACGGGATCCTGCGCATCCTGCGGCATCGGCAGAAGATTGATTTCCATATGCTGACTGCTTTGGGCAAG GTCTCCTACGAAGATGTAAATCAGCTTCGGCCCCATGGAAAGCTGGAAAAGACACGTATTCCTCACTTCATGCAGGATTTGACTCGCTACCACCAGCAGCTGGAGCACATCATCATCACCAACCGCTTGGACGATGCCCAGCTGGATATCCTGTTGCCAGACTGA